The sequence GTGGGCACCCCAAAAAGGGACTTATTACAGTGATGGAATAGCTACCCAGGCAGGAGTCTACACAACCGCTATATCCCCTAAACAGATCGGGATTGCCCCGTATGTCCAACAGTTTTTCGGGAAGGGAAAAATAAAGCCTTATGTTGGAGCTTCTTACCGGTATACCTATCAGCAACTTGACTTAAGTATTCGCGATTTATCGATTTATCTCAGTCAAACCGGCCATGAATCTGAATTATCGGTTTTTGCTGGCTTAACTTATTCGATTACACCCAGGTTTGGGATTTATGGTAAGCTTCGCTATGGTTGGCAGAGCGGCAATCATCCTTACATTACCTTTCCGAACCGGAGTGAATCGGGTTACTCAACCGCTTTTGGTTATAACAGCCAAACCGCTTCGGCTAATTTAGGAATTCGTTTCGTGATTGGTGAATAGACATCCCCTGTATTTCTTCCTCACCAGTTCATCGCTTTCGATAACGGCTCAAGCAGCCGATTATAGGCAATATTTGCAGCGCCAATAAGAAAGACAACCCCCGTTGTACGGTTGAAAATCAATACGACTCGGGGGGTAAATAGGCGCTTCAGTCGATTTGCATAATAGGCCAGTGCCGATTCGGTCACGAAAACGCCCACTAGAGCAGCAATCATGAATCCGTATTGCTGGGCCATGGTGTAATGCAGGTGTGAACGAATGTAGGCCACAATGGCTACCCACGATACAAAGTTGACCGGATTGAGTGCATTCAGGAAAAAACCCGTCGTAAAATAGTAAACGAAATTGCCAAAGCGGGTTTTGGGATACGCCAGCCGGGGCGTTCCTTTAAAAATATTGACCAGACCCATGGCTGTCAGAAACAAGACGCCAACGATGGCCATCAGATTTTCAAAGCCCTGAACTTTGGGGATAAATGCCGTACCAAGTAATGCAGCCAGTACGAAGAGCGTATCGCCCGTGATCACCCCGAAAACTATTTTTAGCCCCGACCGAAATCCATTGTCAACACTATTTTGAATCAGGGCAAAAAACACTGTTCCAAAAGTCAAACAAAGCGCAACGCCGACTAAAAAACCAAAAAGAATAGGTAAAAACACAAGCAAGGTCCGGTTTATGGTGTATCATTTACGGTTTATGGCTTTCGGCTAAGGAGGCTGATTTCACCACAAACTATAAACCGTAAACTATAAACCATAACTGGTGTTTAGATTCCTCTCAATCGGGCTACGATTAACAGGCCACTGACACTGAGCGAATCGGTAATTCGGCTGGTCACAGCCATATCCACAGCCTCGGCTAGTGGGAGTTTCCAGACACGCAGTTCTTCGGTCTCTTCTGGTTCATGATCGCCCTGAACCAGATCTTCCGCTATATACAGAAAACCCTCTTCATCGGTAGCCGAATTGGATGTATGAATACGGGCAATTTTGGTCCACTGACGGGCTTCGAGCCCCGTTTCTTCGCGAAGCTCCCGCTTGGCTGATTCGAGTGGATCAGTACCTAACGGGGAGCCGCCCTCCGGAATCTCCCATGAGTACTC comes from Spirosoma aureum and encodes:
- a CDS encoding porin family protein codes for the protein MKNIFLILSLLGITSLLRAQQTTQNQELTTRQSVGHWVVELETDNLFLLKNMVGIDDYFLRKIIPGVGYLATKNLWVGIAVPIGWAPQKGTYYSDGIATQAGVYTTAISPKQIGIAPYVQQFFGKGKIKPYVGASYRYTYQQLDLSIRDLSIYLSQTGHESELSVFAGLTYSITPRFGIYGKLRYGWQSGNHPYITFPNRSESGYSTAFGYNSQTASANLGIRFVIGE
- a CDS encoding LysE family translocator, whose product is MFLPILFGFLVGVALCLTFGTVFFALIQNSVDNGFRSGLKIVFGVITGDTLFVLAALLGTAFIPKVQGFENLMAIVGVLFLTAMGLVNIFKGTPRLAYPKTRFGNFVYYFTTGFFLNALNPVNFVSWVAIVAYIRSHLHYTMAQQYGFMIAALVGVFVTESALAYYANRLKRLFTPRVVLIFNRTTGVVFLIGAANIAYNRLLEPLSKAMNW
- a CDS encoding NUDIX domain-containing protein is translated as MNETENPWQTLESSVKYENPWLSIRHEDVITPAGTPGIYGVVSFKNKAVGVIPIDAEGNTYLVGQYRYPLNEYSWEIPEGGSPLGTDPLESAKRELREETGLEARQWTKIARIHTSNSATDEEGFLYIAEDLVQGDHEPEETEELRVWKLPLAEAVDMAVTSRITDSLSVSGLLIVARLRGI